The genomic region ATTTTCCAGCCACAGTTGCACCTAAACTGGGAATTTTTTAGCGTTTTGTGGAAATTAACCCCCAAGCTTGGGCGAAGGTTCGCCCAATAGAGCGCGTTGGCTCTACTTGTAGAGTTCAGTTGCCAGACGGAACGCCATCACGCCAGGAATCAGAGCAACAACCAGAGCAATAAAGACCTGCGTATCAGATAAAGACATGATTGAAAAACTCCTAATCGATTAATATGATTTGTTCACCAATGTCCGTCAAATCGTTCATTTCTGGAATCACTTTGTTACAGAGTTTAACACTGCCCCGGTGAAGGAACCCTCTAAAGGACAGGCATCTTTGTTGATTCCGCCAGTCTTCGGCTCCGGGTTGACGAACAAAACGAGAGTCGCGTAGGTTGGGTTGAGATCCGAAACTCAACAGCAGCCAGGGTTGTGTTGGATTTCTACAACAAGATGGGATTTTCAGAAGTTTTGTCAGTCAATCAGCTTTTACTCGCTTCGGTTGAGCCGCCCATTTCAGTGACTAAAATAGATCCAGCTAGTTTGGAGTTAGGGTTTAGTGGATGTTCCCCAGCCCAGTTCAAGAGTGACCCGCGCTCATTTCGAGCGACAGTTGCGAAGCTTGCAGCGCGACGTATTGCGTATGGGGGCTTTGGTTGAAAAATCCTTTTGGCTAGCGCGTCAAGCGCTTTTTGAAAGAGATTTAGAAGCTGCCAAACAAATTGCCCTACAAGATAAGCAAATCGACCAGTTCTATCGGCAAATCGAATTAGACTGCGTTAGTACAATGGCCCTCCAAGCGCCAGTGACTCAGGATTTGCGCTTAATTAGCGCCCTGATGCAACTGATTCGCGACCTCGAACGTATTGGCGATTATGCCAAAGACCTGGGCGAAATTGCCCATCGCTTATTTGCCTATCCTCCTCATCCTTGTATGGGACAAGTTCAGCAGATGTCCGATCGCTGTCAGGCGATGTTAGCGATGAGTTTAGTTGCCCTATCGGATCTCGATGCCGAAACCGGGTTGGAGGTGAAAGTCAAAGACGATGCCGTTGATGAGGATTACGAAACGCTCTACAATCTGCTAGCCAATCAGAGCAATATTCAAGGCGTTGTTGAACCCATTTTGCTGCTGGTTTTGGTCATTCGCCACCTCGAACGGATGGCCGATCATGCCACCAATATTGGTCAGCGGGTTGCTTATATTGTTACGGGACAAAGACACTAGAGGGGTTGCCAAATCTCGGTACTGGGTTGGGTGCGTAGCAGTATTCCCAAAAATGGTACAATTGTTCAGGGCTAAGGTTGAAAATCCGCTCTTGGGCAAAACTTATGCTGCAACTTACTCCTACTCAGTAGTAACAATACAGCATAATTGCCTAGAAAATAAAAAAGCCTGATAGAGTGTATGAAAGCTGAAAGCCACCGCGATCGACTGGTGGGTGACAGCTTAAGGCATTCAGGGATCGGTGCGGCATCTTCAATGTCGCTTGATTCACCGCCCTAAATCTTCCCAACTGAAGCGTGTTAGCTGTTGGCAAAACAGCTTGCGACGGTGAATTCTACAGCGAATGTACTCTTAAAATTGCCTCTCTTTGGGAACGCAAAGTGCAATAGAGTACAAACGCAACCTCACCACCTTCCTTTAGTGGATCGATTCGCTCCTAGCTGTACTGAGCTATGCTCGGAAAAATCAGAGAAATCGGTGCGCCACAAAACACTACCCTTCGGTCGGGAAAAAGCCTCCAGTTCTCAAGAGTCTAACTGCCAAGCAACTGACGGACACGGATGGCAGGTCGGATGTATGAAGCGCGTTGCATCGCTGCTTACGCTGACCGATTTCGGGCGATTCGAGGGGTAAAGTCAACTGAGAACCGCATAGAGACAACGAGGAATCATCGCTACATGAACTTTTCGATCGCATCACTGCTATCCAATTTTGTGGATGAAAAATTGGTAGCCCCAAAAGTCTTAGAAAAGAAACTCGGTGCCACAGACGACGGAAGTCTGCGACAACTCCAAATTGCCCTGGATGCGTTGGAAAAAATTGGCATCTTAGTCAAAGAACGAGGTCGGTATCGCCGAGTCATGGATGAAGGGGTGGTAGAAGGAAAACTGCGCTGTTCGAGTAAAGGATTTTGCTTCGCCATTCAAGATGACGAGGATGCCGAAGATATCTATATTCGCGAAAGTAATTTATCAACGGCTTGGAATGGCGATCGCGTTTTAGTCAAAATTCTCAAAGAAGGATCGCGCCGACGTTCTCCTGAAGGCGAAGTTTACGTCATTCTCGATCGCTCCATTACCTCGGTTTTAGCCCGAATTAAAGAAGCCGAAAGCCTTTATAGAGCCGTTCCCCTAGACGATCGTCTCCTATTTGAACTCGACTTAAGAGCCAACGGCCAAAATCTCGCTGACGCGATCGATCACTTGGTTCACGTCGAAATTCTACGCTATCCTCTCGGTCAGCATCCCCCGGTTGGTAAAGTTACCCAAATTTTGGGTAGCGATGCAGAAGCCGCCGCCGATACAGAAATTGTCCGCTGCAAGCACGACTTGCCCAAAACCTTTCCCGATAGCGTCCAAGCCGCCTCCGCAGAGTATGAGGAAGTGGCCGATGATAGCGAAAATCGCCTAGATTTGCGCGAACTCCTCACCTTGACGATCAAGCCCGATGGGGACGAGATTCGCGCCGATACTTTAGATGATGCGATTACCTTAGAGAAAATCGCTGAAAATCGCTGGCGGTTGGGGATACACATTGCCGATATTAGCGATCTGATCTTACCGGGAACGCCCGTCGATCTAGAAGCTGAAAAACGGGGAACCAGCGTTTACCTTGGCGAAAAAGTGCTACCGTTAATCCCGGAAACCGTTGCTCAGATTTGCTGTTTAGCCCCGGAAAAAGACCGCAAAGCCTTATCCGTCTTGTTGACGCTAGACGAGGAAGGACAAGTCCAAGAATATGAAATTACCCCAACTTTGGTTCGCGTCGATCGGTTGGTGAGCTATTCGCAAGTCGAGACCAT from Desertifilum tharense IPPAS B-1220 harbors:
- the psaM gene encoding photosystem I reaction center subunit XII, which codes for MSLSDTQVFIALVVALIPGVMAFRLATELYK
- the phoU gene encoding phosphate signaling complex protein PhoU: MTRAHFERQLRSLQRDVLRMGALVEKSFWLARQALFERDLEAAKQIALQDKQIDQFYRQIELDCVSTMALQAPVTQDLRLISALMQLIRDLERIGDYAKDLGEIAHRLFAYPPHPCMGQVQQMSDRCQAMLAMSLVALSDLDAETGLEVKVKDDAVDEDYETLYNLLANQSNIQGVVEPILLLVLVIRHLERMADHATNIGQRVAYIVTGQRH